TCAGTGAAGCGATAGTCCACAAAGCGAACGCCGTTCGCCTTGCACAGTGCGAGGACCTCGGCGGGTGTCCTCTTTTCGATGCCTTTCCCCATAGATGCTCCTTTAGCGGGCGATTTCTCGCCGGTACATTGTTCGTGCAACAGGATACGCACTCCTGGCGACGCGCACTAGGGCCGTATTATGCCTCAGATTCACCCTGGGTACTGAATCGTCATGTAACAACAGTGTTACGAGCTTCACAAACCAGGTGCTGAACCCGGTTCAGGTCTATCGTTGAAGCGATAGCCGACGTTGCGGACGGTGTCAATGAAGACGTAAGGGCCGTGCTCGATCTTGCTGCGGAGGCGGCGGATGTGGACGTCCACGGTGCGCGTGCCGCCATAGTAGTCGTAGCCCCAGACTCGGTTGAGGAGCGTTTCCCGGGTAAAGACCTTGCCGGGATTGGTGGCAAAGAATTTGAGGAGCTCGTACTCCTTGAAGGTGAGCTCCATCCGCTTGCCGCCCTGAAGTACTTCGTAGCGCGAGAGGTCAATGACAAGGTCGCCCACACGGATGACGGCGTCCGCGCCGACGCCCTCAGGGGCATGCTTGCGGAGAAGGGCGCGGATGCGGAAGGCGACCTCCGGCAGGCGAAAGGGCGAGACGGCGAAATCATCAAAGGGGCCGACCTGCTCGAAGGCAGGCAGGCTGCCGGCGGAGAAGAGGGCGAGGATGGGAAGCCTTTCGCCATCGGCGCAGGCGGCCAGGAACTGGGCGAGCTCCGGGTTGGAGGGGGCGACATCGTTTAGGTCGAGGATGGCGAGGGTGGGGCGGTCGCCGTCAAGCATTTCCAATGCGGCGGCGAGGTCGCCCGCGGAGACGGTCTGGGCGTCAGCCTGGGTTGACGCGGCAAGGGCGGCCTGAGCGCCAGGGGTTTCGCCGCCGATGATGAGGATGCGAGCCATAGGAAAAAGGACACCGCCACAGGGGGATGAAGGGACGCCCTATGATAGCAAAATCAGGGGCTGAACGGGAGCGACGAGCCGCAGCAGCAATCGAGCGGCCCTTTGCCTACCACCAGAGCTTGCCCTTCACCTGCTTTTCGATCTCTTCATAGCTCTTGGTCCAGAGGTGGGTGCTCAGGTACTTCCAGCCGCCATCGGCAAAGAGGCAAACGACGTTGCCCTTTTCCAGGCGGGCGGCGACCTTGAGCGCGCCGACGAGGACGGCGCCGGAGGAGATACCGGCGAAGACGCCTTCCTTCTCCGTGAGCTCGCGGGTGGCTTTGAAAGCCTCCGCGCTGCGGACGATGATGCGGCCGTTGAGGACAGACATATCGAGGACGGGCGGGATGAAGCCGTCCTCTAGGCTTCGGAGTCCCTGGATAAGCTCATCGGGATGGGGCGCGATGGCGACGACTTGCGTCTTGGGGTTCTTCTCTTTGAGGTAGCGCCCGATGCCGGTGAGGGTGCCGCCGGTGCCGAGGCCCGCAGCAAAGACGTCCACCTGGGGGAGATCGCGGATGATCTCCGGACCGGTAGTCTCATAGTGGGCCCGGGGGTTGGCCTCATTGCCGTACTGGTAGGGCATGAAGTAGCGCTTGTCCTTTGCCGCCATCTCCTGCGCAACGACGATGGAGCCGTTGGTGCCGGACTTGCCGTCCGAAAGGACGATCTCCGCGCCGTAGGCGCGCAGGAGCTCGCGCCGCTCCACGCTGACGTTCTCCGGCATCACCACTTTCACCTGGTAGCCGCGGGTCCGGCCGATCATGGCCAGGGAGATGCCGGTGTTGCCGCTGGTGGGCTCCAGGATAATGTGCTTCTTGGTGAGGGCGCCGGACTTTTCGGCGGCGTCCAGCATGTACTTGGCGATGCGGTCTTTCACGCTGCCGGTGGGGTTCTGCCCCTCCAGCTTGGCGAAGATGCGCACGCCCTTTTTGGGGCTGGAGTTGCGCAGCTCCACCAGGGGCGTTTTGCCGATGGCCTCGACGAGGTTGGCGTAGAGCATACGGGGTGTTGTGCGAAGCCCGGGGTTAGGCGCCGCCGCAAAAGACCTCGTAGTCTATGAGCTCTTTCACCGTCGGGTGGTTGCCGCAGAGGGGGCACTTGGGATCGCGGCGCAGCTTGACCTCGCGGAACTCCATCTCCAGCGCATCGAAGATCATCAGGCGGTTCACCAGAGGCCGGCCGAGGCCGAGGATAAGCTTGATCGTTTCGACGGCCATGATGGAGCCGACGATGCCGGGGAGGACGCCGAAGACGCCCGCCTCGGCGCAGCTGGGCACCATGCCGGGAGGCGGCGGGGCCGGGTACAAGCAACGGTAGCAACCCTTGCCGGGCTCGAAGACGCTGACCTGGCCATCAAAGAGGAAGATGGAGCCGTGGACGAGGGGCTTCTTGAGGAAATAGGCGGCATCGTTGCTCAGGTAGCGGGTGGCGAAGTTGTCTGTGCCGTCCACGATGATGTCGTACTGGCTGAAGACCTCCATCGCATTCTCTGAGTCCATCCGCTTGGCGATCTGAATGACTTTCACATCAGGGTTGATATCGTTCAAGGTCTCGGCTGCAGAAACGACTTTGGGACGGCCGACATCGTTGGTGTCATGGAGGATCTGGCGCTGGAGGTTGCTGAAGTCCACCACGTCAAAGTCCACGATGCCCAGGGTGCCGACGCCTGCGGCGGCGAGATAGAGGGCCGTGGGAGAGCCAAGGCCGCCCGCGCCGAGGAGCAAGACCTTGGCATCAAGGAGCTTGCGCTGGCCGTTGCCGCCCACCTGAGGCATGATGATGTGGCGCGAATAGCGCTTCAGCTGTTGCGGCGTGAATGTTTTGGTCATCGTCATGGCGAACGTCCTTCCTGCGGAAAGAGGCGGGACCCGAAGGCTGTCTCCACAGATCGCACAGATTCTTGAAGAGCGTGCGTTCCTATCGGCTTAGATGATGCCTTTAGCGGCTAAGGTGCAGGCGCTGTTGCCTCAGAGCCGCCCCTAGAGAAATCAGGGGAAGTATATCAGAGGGCGTCTGACGACGGCAAACGGCGGGAAGGATTTATGTTCACTCCTGCCGGGCGGCCTTACCTGCCAAAGTCGGCACAGACGGCCTCCTGAAGGCCTCGGGCCCTGGCTGGCTGTCGCAGACCTGCGCCCGGTGCTAGAATCTTTTCCGCAGCTTTCCCGAATGGAGTCCCACGATGCGTTTTGCCTTTTCTGCCGAGGACGAGGCCTTCCGCAAGGAGGTCAAGGACTTCTATACGAAGGAGCTGCCGCCCGATTGGTACGGCGGGTACGACGAGCGGGACGAACAGCACCACTTCATCGAAAGCGTCCGCAAGAAGCTGGCGGCTAAGAAGTGGCTGACGATGTCCTGGCCGAAGGAGTACGGCGGGACGGAATCGCCCATGAGCATCCAGCTTATCTTTGCGGAGGAGAGCGCCTACTACCGCTTCTATGCCCGTGACGCCGGAGTCGGCTATCTTGGCCCCGCCATCATGCGCCACGGGACGCCCGAGCAGAAGAAGCGGTTCCTTGCCCCCATCGCCAATGCCGAAATAAACTTTCACCAGGGCTTTTCCGAGCCGGACGCCGGGTCCGACCTTGCCGGGCTGAAGACCAAGGCCGCCCGCGACGGCGACGACTTCGTCATCAACGGCACCAAGATCTGGGGCGGCCACCTCCACCTGGCCGACTACAGTTTCCTGCTGGCCCGGACCGACCCGAATACGCCGAAGCACAAGGGCATCACCTTTTTCATCATCCCAGCCAAGACGCCGGGCATCCGGTATGAAGAGTTCGGGAACCTGGGCGGCGGGATGCAGAACATCGTCTATTACGATAACTGCCGGGTGAATGCCAAAGAGTGCGTCATCGGCGAGGTAAACCAGGGCTGGTACCTGGCGACAACGCTCCTCAACCATGAGCGGGTGGTCATCGAGCACGCAGCGACGAACCAGCGCCTCCTAGAGGAGCTTGTGGCCTTTTGGCGCGCCCAAGGAGGCCACAAGAGGCACGACCCGCAGACGGCCGTCCTGCGCCACAAGCTGGCGGATATCGCGGTGCGGATCGAGACGTGCCGCATGATGGCCTACCGCATCGGGTGGCTGCAAAGCATCGGCCAGGCGCCCACGTTCGAGGCCTCTGAGGTCAAGATCTTCGGCAGCGAGCTGACGCAGCGGTTCGCCCACGTGGCCGTTGCGGCGCTGGGCCTCTATGGACAGGTGGAGCGCCATACGGCGCTGAAGCGCTATGTGCAGGTGGACGGCCGTATGGAGCACAACGTGCGCCAGCAGCTCATGTTCAGCATCGTGGGCGGCGCGAACGAGATCCAGCGCGGGCTCATAGCCAATAGAGGACTGGGTCTGCCGAGGGCGTAAGAACAGGAAGCCTTGATCCACAGATGACACAGATTGGTGCGGATCTTATCGGCATAGAAGAAAAGGAGAGGCAGCCTCTGACCAGGCATCGGATGGATTACAATAACAGGGCTCTCTCGCTCCTCCAAACAGCACCCAAGCTTCGGCAGGTCCAATGATTTCCTACCAAGCGCTCGCCGACAAGTCCATCCGGGGCGAATGTCTCACCCGGGACGAATGCCATGGCGTCCTCCGCTCGCCGGACAGCGACATCATGGACCTGCTGGCCGCCGCCTACCGGGTGCGGCGCACCTTTTGCGGCAACAAGGTCCACATCCATGTCCTCATGAACGCCAAGAGCGGCCTCTGCCCGGAGGACTGCGGCTACTGCTCTCAGTCCAAGATCTCCAAGGCGGCCATCGAAAAGTACCCGATGGTGACACGGGAGAAGCTGGTGGAGGGAGCGAAGCGGGCGAAGAACGCCATGGCGAAGCGCTTCTGCATCGTCACCGCGGGGCGGGGGCCGACGCCTAGGGAGATTGATTTCCTCACGGGCGCGGTGCGGCAGATCGTGGACGAGGTGGGCATCAAGGTCTGCGTCTCCGCAGGCCTGATGGACGAGGCGAAGGCGCGCGCCCTTCGCGAAGCGGGCGTGGACCAGCTGAACCACAACCTCAACACGAGCGAGCGCTTCTATTCCTCCATCACGACGACGCACACCTACCAGGACAGGATGCAGACGCTCAAGGCGGCGCGCGCGGCGGGCATGAACCTCTGCACCGGGGGCATCGTCGGCATGGGGGAGACGGACGACGACATCATTGACATGCTGCTGGAGCTGCGCGACCTGAACGTCCAGTCCATCCCCATCAACTTCCTCATCCCCATCAAGGGAACGCCGCTCCAGGATGAAGGGCGCCTGACGCCGCACCAGTGCCTGCGCATCCTCTGCCTGGCGCGCTTCCTCAATCCCAGGCAGGAGATCCGTGTCTCCGGCGGGCGCGAGGTGCATCTACGCTCCCTCCAGCCGCTTTCGCTCTATCCGGCGAATTCCGTCTTCACTGAGGGCTACCTCACCACGCCGGGGCAGCACTGGAACGAGACCCTCCAGATGATCAAAGACATGGGCTTTGCAATCGAGCACGGCGACGAGACGCCCGCCCACGAACCGGCCGCCGCGCGCGCATAAGCCGCCGCTCCGCGAATCTTCCCGCAGGACCACCTGATGCCGTCACAGCCGCCGCGCCATTCAGCGATATGGCATCCCTTCACCCAGATGGCTCGCTTCGATGCGGAGCCGAAGCTCGTCATCGAGCGGGCGCACGGGACGCGGCTGGTGGCCAAGGACGGCAAGGAATACCTGGACGGTGTGGCCTCCCTGTGGACCATCGTCCACGGCCACGGCGAGCCGCGCATCGTGGAGGCGATCAAACGCCAGGCGGAGCGGCTGCAGCACAGCACGCTCCTGGGAGTCAGCCACACGCCCGCGATGGAGCTTGCCGAGCGACTGCTGCAGCATGTGCCCAAGGGACTGCGATGGTCGTTCTTCAGCAGCGACGGCGCGAGCGCGGTGGAGGTGGCGCTCAAGATGGCGGTGCAATACTGGGGGAACGCCGGCCTGCCGGAGCGCACGCGCATCGTCTCCCTGGACATGGCCTACCACGGCGATACCCTGGGCGCGAGCAGCGTGGGCGCGGACGGCATCTTCCGCAAGCCGTACGAATCCCTGCTGGTCGAGCCGCTGCGCATCCCGAGCCCGCACCGCTATCGCTGCTCCGCCTGCGCCGCCAGAACCGCCTGCGACCTCACTTGCGCAACTGCGCTGGAGCGGCTCCTGGCGGAGCGCGGGAAGGAAGTCGCGGCGGTCATCGTGGAGCCGCGCGTCCAGGGGGCGGCGGGCATCATCGTCGCGCCGGAGGGGCACCTGAAGCGCCTGCGGGAGATCTGCGATAGGCACGATGTGCTGCTTATCGCGGACGAAGTGGCAACGGGCTTCGGCAAGACGGGCGCGATGTTCGCCTGCGACCTTGAAGGCGTGACACCGGACATCATGGTGCTCGGCAAGGGCATCACCGGCGGCTATCTGCCCCTTTCGGCGACGCTGGCGACGGAGAAGGTCTATCGCGCCTTCTATGACGCCGGGCACTATGAAAAGACCCTCTTCCACGGCCACACCTACGCCGGGAATCCAATCGCATGCGCCGCCGCGCTCGCCAGCCTGGACATCTTCGAGAAAGAGCCCGTCATCGAGCGCGTCCGCGCTCGGGCGGAGCGCCTGCGCCGGCTGCTGGGCGCGGCCTTCGCGGAGCACCCGAACGTCGGCGAGGTGCGCCAGCAGGGGCTGATGGTCGGCATCGAGCTCGTCGCCGATCGCGCGACCAAGCGGTCCTTCCCGGCGGCGGAGCGCATGGGCTGGCGCTCCTGCCTGGCGGCGCGGGAAAAGGGCGTCTTTGTGCGGCCCTTGGGAGACGTTATCATCCTCATGCCGCCGCTGTGCATCAGCGAGGCGGAGCTTGACGAGCTTGTAGGAGCGGTGAGCTATGGCATCGGGCGCGCGCTTCGGTCTTCCCCCGGCTTGGGCTGACAGCCTGGCGGCGGAGCTGCGCGAGATCGAGCGGCTTTCGCTCACGCGCACCATCGTGACGCCGGAGAGCGGCCCGGAGGCGCGCGTCGCCCTGGGGGGAAGGCGCTGCCTGCACTTCACCTCCAACAACTACCTGGGGCTCAGCACCGACCCGCGCCTCATTAAGGCGGCGAATGCGGCGACACTGCGCTACGGCGCGGGCGCTGCCTCCTCCCGGCTCCTCTGCGGCTCGACGCCGCTGCACCACGAGCTCGAGGCGCGCCTGGCGAAGCTGAAAGGGATGCAGGCGGCATTGCTCTACAGCTCGGGCTACCTGGCGAATGTGGGGCTCATCTCCGCCCTAGCCGGCCCCGGCGATACCATCTTCAGCGATAGCCTGAACCACGCCTCCATCATTGACGGCACGCGCCTTTCGCGCGCGGAGACCGTCATTTACCGCCACTGCGACCCGAGCGACCTGGAGCGCTTGCTGAGAAAGTCGCGCGCGAAGCGGAAGCTCATCTACACCGAGTCGGTCTTCAGCATGGACGGCGATATCGCGCCGCTCCCGGACATCCTCACGCTCGCCAAGCGATACGGCGCGCTGCTGGTGATAGACGAGGCGCACGCCACCGGCATCCTGGGTCGCGATGGCGCGGGCGCGCTGAGCCATTCCGGCATCACGGGCGGGCCCATCGCCGTCATGGGGACGCTTTCCAAGGCCCTCGGCTCGGCGGGCGGCTTTGTGGCAGGCGATGCGACGCTCATCTCCTTCCTTATCAACCGATCGCGCACCTTTATCTTCAACACCGCCCTCCCGGCGGGCTCCGTGGGGGCGGCGCTGGCGGCGCTCGATATCGTCGCAAAGGAGCCATGGCGAAGAACCACCGGCTTAGCGCTCGCCCAAAGACTTCGCGAAGGCTTCCGCGACCTCGGCTATCCGGAGACGCCATCGCAGACGCAGATTGTGCCGCTGGTCATCGGCGCGGCAGATGCGGCAGTGGCGATGGAGCGGCGCTTGCGGAAGCGGGGCATCCTGGCGAAGGCCGTTCGCCCGCCGACGGTGCCGAAGGGCACTTCGCGGATACGATTCAACCTGATGGCGACGCACACCGAGCAAGATGTAGACGCCGTGCTGAAGGCCCTGGGGAAGAGCCGCCGTGGGTAGCATATACCTGGTCACCGGCACTGATACCGGCGTGGGCAAGACCATCGTGGCGGCGTGGCTGGCGAAGCGGCTCGCGGCAAAGCATAAGGTGGCGCTGGTGAAAGCGGTGCAGACGGGCGCACAGCCCCTGGTGGACGGTGATGAGGCGCAGTACCGCAGGCTGACGAAGAATCCGGCCCTCTCCACCTACACGCTGGCCGCCTATCCCGAGCCGCTAGCGCCCTTGATCGCGGCGCGGCGGGCCGGGGCGACGATAGACGCAAGAAAGATCGCGCGCGAGTGCACGGCCATCGCCAAGCGCCACGAGGTGACCATCGTAGAGGGCGCGGGCGGACTCCTGGTGCCGCTGGCGAAGGGCTACGACTTCGCAGATCTGGCGAGGACGCTCAACGCGCCGCTCATCATCGTCATCCGTCCGGGGTTAGGGACGCTGAACCATACGATGTTGACGGTGGAGGCGGCGGAGCGCAGAGGGCTGGCAATAGCAGCGCTGTTCTGCAGCGGCCTTTCGCCGAAGCCGCCGGTGGTTGAGGCGGAGAACGTGCGCTTTCTCAGAGAGCGCTACCCCAAGCTGCCGCTCATCACGCTGAAGAAGGCGACGAAGGGGCAACTGGCGAAGCTGGCGATGGGGGCAAGCGCGTATGGGAAAGTACCCGCGCTGCTACGCAACACCACCATCAAGCGCTCACGACTCCCGTAAGACCGCGCAAGGTCTACTTCGCCGGGACGCCGAGGAACTGCCGCACAGCCTTCTCGAAGGCGACGGGATTATCGCCCTGGACAAGGTGGCCCGCGTTGGGCACTTCAGCGAAGGAGCAGCTCTTCACCGCGGCCACGATCTTCTTGGCCGTCTGCGAAGTCAGGATGTCACTGTTGCCGCCGCGCACCAGGAGCACCGGACACGTGATGGCCTTGAGCTCGGCCCAGAGCTTGTCCGTGATCTCGCCGCCGCCGCGCTGGCGCAACCCTCGACGGCGGTCGTACTTCCAGGTCCACTTCCCGTCAGGCAATTGCTTCAAGTTGTTCAGCAGACTGCCGCGGATCTGCTTCTCCTCCCGGTGCGGATTGTAACGCTTCACCCGCTCAACGAGCCAATCGAAGGACTCGAAGACCTCCGTGTCCTGGAGAAACTCACCGATGCGCTTGGAGCCGGCCATGTTCACTTCGGGGCCGATATCGCAGATGACGAGCTTGCTCACCTTCATGGGGTGGCGGTAGGTGAAGCCGTAGGCGTTGCGCCCACCCATGGAAAGACCGACAAGGACAAACTGCTTGAAGCCGATGGCGTCTGTAAAGGCGTCAATGTCCTTGACGTGAGACTCCAGGGAATAGTCGCCCTCCTGGGACCAGTCGCTATCGCCGTGGCCGCGCTGGTCGAGCGCCACGATGTGGAACTGGTCGCGCATTCCGAGGGCGAAGAAGTCCCAGCTGTGGGCCGTCTGCGCGCCGCCGTGGAGGCAGAGGAGCTTGGGCTTGCCGTGGTTGCCCCAATCGAGATAGTTGAGCTTCATGCCGTTGGCGGTGACGGTCTTGCTCTCCGGGACGGCGTCTTGGGCGAACTTGATGCCGATGGCGCGCGCCGCCTTGTGGACTTCCATGCCGCCGAACTTCTCTGCCAGGGTCATTCCTGCACCTCAGATGTGAGATATGGCGTGGCTCAGTGGATGCCCGCCTCGTCAACCAGCTTCGCGAACTCTTCGATCGGCACGGCGGTCATCGTCTCGTACCGCACGTTGCCGTGGGAGGCCTCTTTCGCCAGGATCTTCATGGCGACCTTCTCGTTAGGGCAATCAAGGATGGCCAAGAAGTCATATTGCCCCATGAGGGCGTAGCTCGCCAGCAGCTTGCCGCCTAGGCGCTCGGCGTTGGCAGCGGCATGCTTGTGGCGGAGGGAAAGGTCCCGCATGTAGGCGGCTCCCTCCGTGGTCAGTTTGCCGAGGGCGACAAAAATCGGCATACAGCACCCCTAGAACTTGTGGCCTTTGCGCTTCAGGATGTAAACGTTGATCGCGATGGTCAGCACGAAGAAGACCAGGAATCCCCAGAGAACATTCCGCGCGGCCGCCATCACGATGAGGGCGATGGCCAGGGATATTCCCAGGCTCACCATACGCTCCTGAAACGTGAATGGCGAGGGCTCTTTCTTACGTTTGAGGTCGGGCACGGCTAGCGCAGCCCTTTCAATCGTTCGATATTCTTCGCGTCCGGCCCTTCGCCGTCGAAGCCGGGGACTTCCAGATAGAAGGGCACGTCCTTGAAGGCCGGATGCTTCATGATATTGGCGAAGCCCTTCATGCCGATGGGCCCTTCGCCGATGTTATCGTGCCGATCCAGGCCGCCCCCGAGGGGGCACTTGGAATCGTTGGCGTGAACGGCGACGAGCTTTTTGGCGCCGACCTCTTTCTCCAGCTCCTCCATCACCCGATTGAGGCCGTCCTTGGTGGCCACATCGTAACCGTTAGCGAAGGAGTGCTGGGTATCTAGGCAGACCTTCACCCTTGGATCGCCGACCTCCTTGATGACCGCGCCGATCTCCGCGAAGGTGGCGCCGATGGAGTTGCCCATCCCCGCGCTGTTCTCGATGATGAGGGAGACGTCCTTCGGCATGGCGTCCAACACCTTGTGGAAGGCGGCGGCCACCTGGGGAAGCACCTTTTCGAAGCTCTGTCCCTTGTGGCTCCCGATGTGGAAGATGGTGCCCATGGCGCCGATGTTGCCCGCCACGCGCTGGTACTGGAGCAGCGATTCGATGCCCTTGGCGACAAGATCGGGGTTCGGCGAGCCGAAGTTGATGAGGTAGACGCCGTGGAGGACGCATGGGCCGATGCCCGTTCTCGCCGCCTTTTCCTTGTAGGCCTGGAGCTCCTTCGGCGAGTGGTTCTTCACGTGCCAGTTGGTGGGGCCGGAGGCGAAGATCTGGATGCACTCCGCGCCGATCCTCTGGGCGTTGTCTATCGCCTTGTCCAGGCTGCCGGCCGCCGAGACATGCGCGCCGATCTTCACAGGGTTGCGCTCCTTCCAGCACAGCCGCCCACGGATGACTCACCAGGGTTGGGAGGCCGCTCGCTATGGTATCATGGCGGCGTTTTCTTGCCTACATCCTTGGGGGAGCAGCATGCCCATCACATTGCAGTTCGGAATGACCTTCGGCGGTCGCGGCGGATCGATCGCGGACGATGCGGTCCGCCTGGAGAACCTCGGCTTCGATTCCATCTGGGCCGGTGAGCACATCATCTGGCGCCATCCGATGCACGACGGACTCATGACCCTGGCCGTCGCCTCCTCAGTGACCAAGCGCGTCCTGCTCGGCACCTCCATCCTCTTGATGCCGCTCAAGCATCCGATTCTCGTCGCCAAGGCAGTCGTGACGCTGGACCATGCCTCCAACGGGCGCGCCATCCTCGGCGTCGGCGTCGGCGGGGAGTACCCGAAGGAGTTCATCGCCATGGGCGTGAAGCGGGAGGAGCGCGGCCCCCGGACGAACGAGGCCATGCAGATCATGAAGCGGCTCTGGACGGAGAACAACGTCACCTTCAAGGGCCGATTCTGGAATCTGGAGGACGTCTCCATCGAGCCCAAGCCGGTGCAGAAGCCCTGCCCCCCGCTCTTTGTCGGCGGGCGGCGCGGGTCCATCCCCCGGACGGCGCTCTACGGCGATGGATGGATACCGTATATGTACACGCCGGAGATGTACCGCGACGGCGTGAAGCAGATCGAGGAGATCGCGCACAAAGCGGGGCGTGACCCATCGAAGATCCAGAGAACGCTCTATGCCTTCACCAGCGTGGCCGACTCATTCGAAGAGGCGGCCGGATGGTCGGCGGCGGCGCTCGGCACGAACTACGCCCAGGACTTCACCCAGCTGGTCAAGAAATACCCCATCGTCGGCACGCCGAAACAATGCGCCGAGCGGATGCAGCAGTTCGTGGAGGCTGGCGTACGCCACTTCATCCTCGCGCCGTCAGGCCCGGCGGACAAGACGAAGGGCTTCGCGGAGATCTACGCGAAGGAAATCATCCCGACACTGCGGAAGTGGAACGCCTAATCGC
The nucleotide sequence above comes from Chloroflexota bacterium. Encoded proteins:
- the bioF gene encoding 8-amino-7-oxononanoate synthase; the encoded protein is MASGARFGLPPAWADSLAAELREIERLSLTRTIVTPESGPEARVALGGRRCLHFTSNNYLGLSTDPRLIKAANAATLRYGAGAASSRLLCGSTPLHHELEARLAKLKGMQAALLYSSGYLANVGLISALAGPGDTIFSDSLNHASIIDGTRLSRAETVIYRHCDPSDLERLLRKSRAKRKLIYTESVFSMDGDIAPLPDILTLAKRYGALLVIDEAHATGILGRDGAGALSHSGITGGPIAVMGTLSKALGSAGGFVAGDATLISFLINRSRTFIFNTALPAGSVGAALAALDIVAKEPWRRTTGLALAQRLREGFRDLGYPETPSQTQIVPLVIGAADAAVAMERRLRKRGILAKAVRPPTVPKGTSRIRFNLMATHTEQDVDAVLKALGKSRRG
- the bioD gene encoding dethiobiotin synthase, with the translated sequence MGSIYLVTGTDTGVGKTIVAAWLAKRLAAKHKVALVKAVQTGAQPLVDGDEAQYRRLTKNPALSTYTLAAYPEPLAPLIAARRAGATIDARKIARECTAIAKRHEVTIVEGAGGLLVPLAKGYDFADLARTLNAPLIIVIRPGLGTLNHTMLTVEAAERRGLAIAALFCSGLSPKPPVVEAENVRFLRERYPKLPLITLKKATKGQLAKLAMGASAYGKVPALLRNTTIKRSRLP
- a CDS encoding GYD domain-containing protein encodes the protein MPIFVALGKLTTEGAAYMRDLSLRHKHAAANAERLGGKLLASYALMGQYDFLAILDCPNEKVAMKILAKEASHGNVRYETMTAVPIEEFAKLVDEAGIH
- the moeB gene encoding molybdopterin-synthase adenylyltransferase MoeB — protein: MTKTFTPQQLKRYSRHIIMPQVGGNGQRKLLDAKVLLLGAGGLGSPTALYLAAAGVGTLGIVDFDVVDFSNLQRQILHDTNDVGRPKVVSAAETLNDINPDVKVIQIAKRMDSENAMEVFSQYDIIVDGTDNFATRYLSNDAAYFLKKPLVHGSIFLFDGQVSVFEPGKGCYRCLYPAPPPPGMVPSCAEAGVFGVLPGIVGSIMAVETIKLILGLGRPLVNRLMIFDALEMEFREVKLRRDPKCPLCGNHPTVKELIDYEVFCGGA
- the bioB gene encoding biotin synthase BioB is translated as MISYQALADKSIRGECLTRDECHGVLRSPDSDIMDLLAAAYRVRRTFCGNKVHIHVLMNAKSGLCPEDCGYCSQSKISKAAIEKYPMVTREKLVEGAKRAKNAMAKRFCIVTAGRGPTPREIDFLTGAVRQIVDEVGIKVCVSAGLMDEAKARALREAGVDQLNHNLNTSERFYSSITTTHTYQDRMQTLKAARAAGMNLCTGGIVGMGETDDDIIDMLLELRDLNVQSIPINFLIPIKGTPLQDEGRLTPHQCLRILCLARFLNPRQEIRVSGGREVHLRSLQPLSLYPANSVFTEGYLTTPGQHWNETLQMIKDMGFAIEHGDETPAHEPAAARA
- a CDS encoding cysteine synthase family protein; this encodes MLYANLVEAIGKTPLVELRNSSPKKGVRIFAKLEGQNPTGSVKDRIAKYMLDAAEKSGALTKKHIILEPTSGNTGISLAMIGRTRGYQVKVVMPENVSVERRELLRAYGAEIVLSDGKSGTNGSIVVAQEMAAKDKRYFMPYQYGNEANPRAHYETTGPEIIRDLPQVDVFAAGLGTGGTLTGIGRYLKEKNPKTQVVAIAPHPDELIQGLRSLEDGFIPPVLDMSVLNGRIIVRSAEAFKATRELTEKEGVFAGISSGAVLVGALKVAARLEKGNVVCLFADGGWKYLSTHLWTKSYEEIEKQVKGKLWW
- a CDS encoding alpha/beta hydrolase; translated protein: MTLAEKFGGMEVHKAARAIGIKFAQDAVPESKTVTANGMKLNYLDWGNHGKPKLLCLHGGAQTAHSWDFFALGMRDQFHIVALDQRGHGDSDWSQEGDYSLESHVKDIDAFTDAIGFKQFVLVGLSMGGRNAYGFTYRHPMKVSKLVICDIGPEVNMAGSKRIGEFLQDTEVFESFDWLVERVKRYNPHREEKQIRGSLLNNLKQLPDGKWTWKYDRRRGLRQRGGGEITDKLWAELKAITCPVLLVRGGNSDILTSQTAKKIVAAVKSCSFAEVPNAGHLVQGDNPVAFEKAVRQFLGVPAK
- a CDS encoding deoxyribonuclease IV, producing the protein MKIGAHVSAAGSLDKAIDNAQRIGAECIQIFASGPTNWHVKNHSPKELQAYKEKAARTGIGPCVLHGVYLINFGSPNPDLVAKGIESLLQYQRVAGNIGAMGTIFHIGSHKGQSFEKVLPQVAAAFHKVLDAMPKDVSLIIENSAGMGNSIGATFAEIGAVIKEVGDPRVKVCLDTQHSFANGYDVATKDGLNRVMEELEKEVGAKKLVAVHANDSKCPLGGGLDRHDNIGEGPIGMKGFANIMKHPAFKDVPFYLEVPGFDGEGPDAKNIERLKGLR
- a CDS encoding response regulator transcription factor is translated as MLDGDRPTLAILDLNDVAPSNPELAQFLAACADGERLPILALFSAGSLPAFEQVGPFDDFAVSPFRLPEVAFRIRALLRKHAPEGVGADAVIRVGDLVIDLSRYEVLQGGKRMELTFKEYELLKFFATNPGKVFTRETLLNRVWGYDYYGGTRTVDVHIRRLRSKIEHGPYVFIDTVRNVGYRFNDRPEPGSAPGL
- the bioA gene encoding adenosylmethionine--8-amino-7-oxononanoate transaminase, whose product is MPSQPPRHSAIWHPFTQMARFDAEPKLVIERAHGTRLVAKDGKEYLDGVASLWTIVHGHGEPRIVEAIKRQAERLQHSTLLGVSHTPAMELAERLLQHVPKGLRWSFFSSDGASAVEVALKMAVQYWGNAGLPERTRIVSLDMAYHGDTLGASSVGADGIFRKPYESLLVEPLRIPSPHRYRCSACAARTACDLTCATALERLLAERGKEVAAVIVEPRVQGAAGIIVAPEGHLKRLREICDRHDVLLIADEVATGFGKTGAMFACDLEGVTPDIMVLGKGITGGYLPLSATLATEKVYRAFYDAGHYEKTLFHGHTYAGNPIACAAALASLDIFEKEPVIERVRARAERLRRLLGAAFAEHPNVGEVRQQGLMVGIELVADRATKRSFPAAERMGWRSCLAAREKGVFVRPLGDVIILMPPLCISEAELDELVGAVSYGIGRALRSSPGLG